The nucleotide sequence ACGAGCGAGGTTGAAGTACGCGAGCAACGCGGCCACGTCCGCGCAGGTCAGGGCGATCGGTCCTGCGGCGACTTGCGGGTCGCGCTTCAGTAGCCGGAGGACGTGCGGCACCGCCATTCCCGCGACCGCAGCACACGTGACTCCGATCCCGATTCCACCCAGCACGATCAGAAACAGCACCGCGAGGTTCTGCCAGATGGCGGCAATCACCCCCACCAGAAGGCCCGTGGCGAGACCGAGCAGCAGTCCGGTCAGCGCTTCGGGGCGCAGCCGGCGGAAGAGCTCGCGCCAGGAGGGGCCGGCCTCGCGGAACGCTTCGAGCGCGAGCGTGACGGACTGAATCGCGACGCTCTCCGCGAGCGCGAGCACGACCGGGATGAAGAGCGCGAGGACCGCGTGCTGCCAGTTCAACTCGGCGTGGTAGATTTCCACGAGAACGGCCGCGAGCGTGCCGCCCGCGACGTTACACAGCAGCCACGGGAACCGCCCGCGGAACGCGACCAACGGGCGCGCCTGTTGCGACCGCGTGAGGCGCACACCGATTAACTGGAACACGTCGTCGCGCGGGCCGGGGGCGACCGGGGCCGGGTTGGAATCACCGGTTTCGGCCAGCTCTTCCGCGTAGGCCTCGATGTCGATGACGCCGATCAGCCGGCGCATTTCGTCCACCACCGGGAACGCGAGCAGCCGGTGCATGGTGAAGAACTCGCACGCATCGAGGAGCGTGGCCGAAGACGGGATCGCGATCACGGACGCGATCATGACATCCTTGACGCGCGTCTCGAGGGCGGCCAGCAGGAGCCGGCGCGTGGGGACGACGCCGACGAGCCGGAGCGCGGAATCGACGACGTAAAAGTAGATGATCCGGCCGGGCGGCGGGTACTTGCGCATGTGCGCCAGAGCCTCGCCCACGGTCCACTCCGGGTCCAGCGTGGCGAAGTCGGCGCGCATGTACGTGGTCACCGGCTCGTTCAGTTGGGCTTCGGTCAGGTGTAAGGGCATCGCGCTCCACTCTCACTTCGATACGCCGAACAACTCCCGCCCGAATCTCGCTGCAGTTTACCCGCGCGCCGGGCACAACCCGGGCCGCGCCCACCCGACCCGCGAGAAATCGTGCGCCCCCAGCGCCGCGAAACCGGAATCAGTTACCGCGAGCGGCGTCTTTCGTGGGTGCCCGCCCTTTTTGAGGAAGGGGGTTGGGTGGCTCGATTCTGGGCGTAAGCTGAACACTCGGACCCGCATCTATTTCGGAAAGCCTTATGTCTACCGACGTGGCGGGCATCGCCAACCGCATCATTGCCAACATCGAGAAGGTCATCATCGGCAAGCGCCCGCAGCTCACGCTCGCGGTCGCGGCGTACTTCTCGGAGGGGCACATTCTGCTCGAAGACGTGCCCGGCGTCGCGAAGACGATGCTGGCCCGGGCGCTCGCGCGGAGCGTCGGCTGCACCTTCAAGCGCCTCCAGTGTACGCCGGACCTGCTCCCCACCGACGTGACCGGCGTGAGCGTGTTCAACCAGAAAACGGCCGAGTTCGAGTTCCGCGCCGGACCGGTGTTCGCGCAAACGCTCCTGGCCGACGAAATCAACCGCGCGACCCCGCGCACCCAGGCCGCGCTGCTCGAGGCGATGGGCGAGCGCCGGGTGAGCGTGGACGGCCAGACCTACGTGCTGAAGCCGCCGTTCCTCGTGATCGCGACGCAGAACCCGGTGGACCAGGAGGGCACGTTCCCGCTCCCGGAGGCCCAACTCGACCGCTTCCTGATTCGGCTGAGTCTCGGTTACCCGAGCATGGAAGAAGAGGGCAAGATGCTCTCGCGCTTGCAAATGGGCCACCCCATCGACGACCTGAAGACGGTCGTGACAGCCGAGGACGTGATCGCGTGCCAGGAAGCGGTTCGCGGCGTTCACGTGGACGACAAGGTGAAGCGGTACATCCTCGAAGTGGTCCACGCGAGCCGCGACAACGAGGACGTGCTCCTGGGTGGTAGCCCGCGTGCATCAATCGCGCTGTTCCGCACGGCCCAGGCACTCGCCGCGGTCACCGGGCGCGACTTCGCGCTCCCCGACGATGTGAAGCGCATGGCACAGCCGGTTCTCGCACACCGGCTGATCCTGAAGCCCGAAAGCCGGCTCCGCAAGCGGACCGCAGCG is from Gemmata palustris and encodes:
- a CDS encoding magnesium transporter; the encoded protein is MPLHLTEAQLNEPVTTYMRADFATLDPEWTVGEALAHMRKYPPPGRIIYFYVVDSALRLVGVVPTRRLLLAALETRVKDVMIASVIAIPSSATLLDACEFFTMHRLLAFPVVDEMRRLIGVIDIEAYAEELAETGDSNPAPVAPGPRDDVFQLIGVRLTRSQQARPLVAFRGRFPWLLCNVAGGTLAAVLVEIYHAELNWQHAVLALFIPVVLALAESVAIQSVTLALEAFREAGPSWRELFRRLRPEALTGLLLGLATGLLVGVIAAIWQNLAVLFLIVLGGIGIGVTCAAVAGMAVPHVLRLLKRDPQVAAGPIALTCADVAALLAYFNLARLLT
- a CDS encoding AAA family ATPase: MSTDVAGIANRIIANIEKVIIGKRPQLTLAVAAYFSEGHILLEDVPGVAKTMLARALARSVGCTFKRLQCTPDLLPTDVTGVSVFNQKTAEFEFRAGPVFAQTLLADEINRATPRTQAALLEAMGERRVSVDGQTYVLKPPFLVIATQNPVDQEGTFPLPEAQLDRFLIRLSLGYPSMEEEGKMLSRLQMGHPIDDLKTVVTAEDVIACQEAVRGVHVDDKVKRYILEVVHASRDNEDVLLGGSPRASIALFRTAQALAAVTGRDFALPDDVKRMAQPVLAHRLILKPESRLRKRTAAAVVKDLVDDAKVPITDKMKATQQDYFDD